GTGAATTCGGTGGCGGCGATCTCGACGCCCTCGATCGGCTCACCGTTCTCGTCGGTCACCGTTCCCTCCACGGTCCCCGTCTCGATCCCGGCGAGCGTGTTCGCCGCCGCGTTCAGGTCTTCGTCGATGGCCTCGACGCGGTTGGCAGTACGTCGAAGCGAGTCCGCGGCTTCATCGGCACCGTCACTGATGTGTCCGTACTCTTCTTCGATCCGATCGGCTTCCGCGCGTGCTTCCGCCGCCGTGTCGACGTGGTTGGCGATCTCCACGCCCGCACGTTCTTTCGCCTGTTCGTTGATCTCCTCGACGACCCGATCGAGCATCGTATCGTGCACGCGGGTCGCCTCTTCGCGCAATCGTCGGGCCTCCGTTTCGGCTTCGGTTGCGGTTTCGGCCTCGACTGCTGCGACGAGTTCGATGTCTTCGACGTTCTCGAGTCCGGCGTTCGTCTCCTCGATACGATCGTTCGTGTCCGCGATCGCGTTCGCGTTTACCTCCTCGACGTCGCTCTCGTCGAACTCCTGGGCAGCGACGGTGCCGGGACCGAACCCGACCGCGATACTCGTCGACAGTACGAGGAGCATCGAAAGCAGGAACACTCCCACCTGTTGTCTGTTCATTATGACTAATCATGCAGTATTTCTAAACAATATATGTTGTGGTTCGTGTGGCGTGTATTATCTCCCGTGACGGAATGTTACGTGACGTATTGACTGGAATTTGGTACTATTTGGTTGTTTTGTCACTATTAGCTCGTCTGTTCTCGAGTTTATCAACGAATTCGCTTGCCGGAACGGGAGGCAGGACGACGTTTTTGGAGGCAGCGGGTCGGCTACGAGGATTCCGTTGACGACGTGTCCTCGTCGTCTCCACTCACCGTCCGGAACCAGTTGCCACTCGATCGGTCCCGGTCGCGCGCACGAAGTCGTTCCTGCAGTCGGGTCTCGATGTGTGCCTGCATCTCGAGTCCGTGGTCGGCGTCGACGTCGTAGGCAGTGCCCGCCCGGCCGAAGAACGACGCGGAACTCGCGGTATCGGCCGTCACGTTCGCGAGTCGGCGGCGGCGCTGGAACACGGTCTGGGTGTGGACGACTGCCTGCACGCGGTAGTACGGGACCACCTTGGTCGTCCGCCGCCAGAAGCCGGTTCGGGTGAGGAGTAACCTGTCGTCGAACCGGTAGCCCCGACTCGACCACTTCAGATGCGCCGCGATCGGAACGACGACGGTCAGGAGGGCGAGGGCGTACCAGTACCCGCCCAGAGACGTGACCGTCGACACCAGATACCCGGCGGCGACGACGATGGCGACGACGACGAGGTACCGCACGGCGTAGCGCTCTCTCGCACGACGGGGCGGTCGCTCGAAGTCGAGGTCGCCGAACGGTTCGATCGAGCGGGCGAGTGCGAGCACGCGATCGCGACCGGCGAGCGGGATCGCGGATTCCGTCCCGCGAGCGCCCGCCTGCCCGGGTGCGTACCCCGCCGTCTCGACGGCCAGCGAACCGTACCCGAACCACCGGAACGGGACGGATTCGGCGATCGTCAGGGTCTGGACCTTGTCCAGCGGGATCGTGCCGCTGTAGCGCTGGAGCAGGCCGCGCTCGTAGTAGAGTTCGTCGTCGACGCGAGTGAGACGAAACCCGTAGTACCGGTTGAACGTCAGGGCTGCGCTCACGATCCAGGCCGCCAGCAGGAACAGAAGGACGGCCCACGCGAGCGCGAACAGTCCGGTTCCGGGGAGGTCCTCGAGCAGTCCGAACGGGATCAGCGTTCCGGGATCGAACCCGCTCGCGAACGAGAGGGCGATCCCCCCGAGGAGACTGGCCCCCGGGTCGATCGTGAAGCTACTCAGGACGGCGAGTTCCCGTGGCTGCATCGCGAAGAGCAGTTCTTCCTCGTCCCCGATATCCACGCGATCGGCCGCGCTGTCAGCATCGGAGTCGAGTTCGTCAGCGTCCACGCTGCCGTTCAGCAGTCGTCGTCGAAGTCGGCGAGCTTCACCCTCGCCGACGTACTGGAGCGTGACCTCCGTCTGCCCCCCGCCGGCGGTCTCGACGTGGACCGCGGCGAGTCCGAGCGCCCGGACGAGGACGTTCTGTCGCACGTCGACGTTCTGGATCCGTCGGAGCGGCACCTCGCGATCGCGGCGGGCGAGCACGCCGGACGTGACGTCGAACGTGTCCGCGGTGAGTTCGTAGCGAAAGCGCTCGTAGTAGGCGAACTCGTAGACGATCCCCACCAGGATTCCGACGAGGACCATCCCACCGACGCCCAGGAGGTTCGCGCCGGCACTGCCCGGCGAGGCGACGATCCCGACGACGAAAAACAGCAGCCCGGTGTTGACGCTCCGCGAGACCGATCGGACGGCGACGGAAGCGGGATGGAGTTTTCTCATACGGCGTCTTCGCCCTCGCTCTCGATCGCGAGTCGACGCAGCTCTTCGCGGAGCCCGTCCGCGCGCTCCGGCGTCAGTCCGGGAATCGCCACGTCGGCGCTTCGAGAGCCAGCCGTGTAAACGACC
The nucleotide sequence above comes from Halosolutus halophilus. Encoded proteins:
- a CDS encoding PH domain-containing protein; this encodes MRKLHPASVAVRSVSRSVNTGLLFFVVGIVASPGSAGANLLGVGGMVLVGILVGIVYEFAYYERFRYELTADTFDVTSGVLARRDREVPLRRIQNVDVRQNVLVRALGLAAVHVETAGGGQTEVTLQYVGEGEARRLRRRLLNGSVDADELDSDADSAADRVDIGDEEELLFAMQPRELAVLSSFTIDPGASLLGGIALSFASGFDPGTLIPFGLLEDLPGTGLFALAWAVLLFLLAAWIVSAALTFNRYYGFRLTRVDDELYYERGLLQRYSGTIPLDKVQTLTIAESVPFRWFGYGSLAVETAGYAPGQAGARGTESAIPLAGRDRVLALARSIEPFGDLDFERPPRRARERYAVRYLVVVAIVVAAGYLVSTVTSLGGYWYALALLTVVVPIAAHLKWSSRGYRFDDRLLLTRTGFWRRTTKVVPYYRVQAVVHTQTVFQRRRRLANVTADTASSASFFGRAGTAYDVDADHGLEMQAHIETRLQERLRARDRDRSSGNWFRTVSGDDEDTSSTESS